The Prunus persica cultivar Lovell chromosome G7, Prunus_persica_NCBIv2, whole genome shotgun sequence genome has a segment encoding these proteins:
- the LOC18770460 gene encoding methylesterase 3, translating to MCSRSPNPEAQKKHFVLVHGAGHGAWCWYKLSALLISAGHHVTALDLAASGDNPKQINQVHCFADYVEPLIEFMESLPPEDRFILVGHSMGGASISIAMERFPEKISVAVFATAVMPGPTLSYLTTVKEVGSRLEIKDSEYRYDKGPNNPPTSAIFGPQRMTSVLYQLSPPEDLALALSSLRYFPLFDEEIKLTKEKYGLVRRVYIVCDQDLTIGEDVQRWMIKENPPHEVKVINGSDHMPMFSKPQEFFSILQEISEKYS from the exons ATGTGTTCCCGATCTCCAAACCCAGAAGCCCAAAAGAAGCATTTTGTGCTGGTTCATGGAGCTGGCCATGGGGCATGGTGTTGGTACAAGCTGTCAGCTCTGCTCATCTCTGCAGGTCACCATGTTACAGCTCTAGACCTAGCAGCATCCGGAGACAACCCAAAACAGATAAATCAAGTCCACTGCTTCGCGGACTATGTTGAGCCTTTGATTGAATTCATGGAGTCTCTCCCACCAGAGGATAGGTTTATCTTGGTGGGCCATAGCATGGGGGGGGCCTCCATATCTATTGCCATGGAGAGGTTCCCTGAGAAAATTTCTGTTGCTGTATTTGCCACCGCTGTGATGCCGGGCCCTACTTTGAGTTACTTGACCACAGTTAAAGAG GTTGGTAGTAGATTGGAAATAAAGGATTCTGAATATAGATATGATAAAGGACCCAACAACCCTCCAACATCGGCAATTTTTGGTCCCCAACGTATGACTTCAGTGTTGTACCAGCTCTCGCCCCCAGAG GACTTGGCACTGGCGTTGTCATCGCTGAGATATTTTCCTCTCTTTGACGAGGAAATAAAACTCACCAAGGAGAAATATGGGTTGGTTCGTAGAGTATATATCGTGTGCGACCAAGACCTTACCATAGGGGAGGATGTGCAACGGTGGATGATCAAGGAAAATCCTCCACATGAAGTCAAAGTGATCAATGGTTCTGATCATATGCCCATGTTCTCCAAACCGCAGGAATTCTTCTCCATCCTCCAAGAGATTTCTGAAAAATATTCCTAA